One Hermetia illucens chromosome 4, iHerIll2.2.curated.20191125, whole genome shotgun sequence DNA segment encodes these proteins:
- the LOC119653544 gene encoding homologous-pairing protein 2 homolog isoform X2, which yields MLLKFLHDNMRPFSFNDIHERCAKSESRSAVQKAIDSLVSREKVIEKQIGKQKIYFLNQGVDNDDQEVAEISQLEQKVDNLQKSLKEKEERIKKYEIELKQLSSKPSQIDLEIQQDDLKIKVLTLTEKLDLRRASQGNISESDHDIKNIQDKYSKMLAEFRKRKRICNNMIDSILEGYPKTKKQLLEDIGVETDEMVNFSLNV from the exons ATGTTGCTGAAATTTCTACATGACAACATGCGACCCTTCTCTTTCAATGATATCCATGAGAGGTGCGCGAAATCTGAAAGCAGGAGTGCAGTTCAGAA GGCTATAGATTCATTGGTATCACGTGAAAAAGTAATCGAAAAGCAAATTGGTAAACAGAAGATATATTTTCTTAACCAGGGTGTCGATAATGATGATCAAGAG GTTGCCGAAATTTCACAACTTGAGCAAAAGGTGGATAATCTTCAGAAGTCTTTGAAAGAGAAAGAGGAACGTATTAAAAAGTATGAAATTGAATTAAAACAGCTTTCTTCAAAACCATcacaaattgatttggaaattcAACAAGACGatcttaaaattaaagttcttACCCTTACCGAGAAATTGGATCTGAGGAGGGCATCACAAGGGAATATATCT GAGAGTGACCACGATATCAAGAACATACAAGATAAATATTCGAAAATGCTTGCAGAATTCCGTAAAAGAAAACGTATTTGTAATAATATGATTGATTCTATATTAGAGGGATATCCAAAAACGAAAAAACAACTTCTGGaagatatcggtgtggaaaCAGATGAAATGGtcaatttttcattgaatgTCTAA
- the LOC119653544 gene encoding homologous-pairing protein 2 homolog isoform X1: protein MTTSKKQLQDMLLKFLHDNMRPFSFNDIHERCAKSESRSAVQKAIDSLVSREKVIEKQIGKQKIYFLNQGVDNDDQEVAEISQLEQKVDNLQKSLKEKEERIKKYEIELKQLSSKPSQIDLEIQQDDLKIKVLTLTEKLDLRRASQGNISESDHDIKNIQDKYSKMLAEFRKRKRICNNMIDSILEGYPKTKKQLLEDIGVETDEMVNFSLNV, encoded by the exons ACAACATCCAAAAAACAGTTGCAGGATATGTTGCTGAAATTTCTACATGACAACATGCGACCCTTCTCTTTCAATGATATCCATGAGAGGTGCGCGAAATCTGAAAGCAGGAGTGCAGTTCAGAA GGCTATAGATTCATTGGTATCACGTGAAAAAGTAATCGAAAAGCAAATTGGTAAACAGAAGATATATTTTCTTAACCAGGGTGTCGATAATGATGATCAAGAG GTTGCCGAAATTTCACAACTTGAGCAAAAGGTGGATAATCTTCAGAAGTCTTTGAAAGAGAAAGAGGAACGTATTAAAAAGTATGAAATTGAATTAAAACAGCTTTCTTCAAAACCATcacaaattgatttggaaattcAACAAGACGatcttaaaattaaagttcttACCCTTACCGAGAAATTGGATCTGAGGAGGGCATCACAAGGGAATATATCT GAGAGTGACCACGATATCAAGAACATACAAGATAAATATTCGAAAATGCTTGCAGAATTCCGTAAAAGAAAACGTATTTGTAATAATATGATTGATTCTATATTAGAGGGATATCCAAAAACGAAAAAACAACTTCTGGaagatatcggtgtggaaaCAGATGAAATGGtcaatttttcattgaatgTCTAA